A single genomic interval of Helianthus annuus cultivar XRQ/B chromosome 6, HanXRQr2.0-SUNRISE, whole genome shotgun sequence harbors:
- the LOC110866004 gene encoding Fanconi anemia group J protein homolog → MLKYKLETLEHSPIHKMKANQRRKSTQSEPVMSNPNPKPHVNHISGIPIEFPYPPYGSQLAYMSRVITTLDRAQRDGHFHALLESPTGTGKSLSLLCSVLAWQKNHRSKSLYGNISHSKPDPEALIDPLGHGGGFVPEMEQPSANVMPTLSETNNGKQKKKRGVVIYYATRTHSQISQVIGEFRKTSYHVPMGVLGSRKRYCTNPKVRDQDNIDEKCKLLLKENKQKKAGCREFMNAQKIRAHPSVKKGGCYEVHDIEDLIKVGEMVQGCSYFGAQAMAEVADIVFCPYSYIVNPQIRKAMEINVKGNIIILDEAHNIEDIAREAGSINVEEGVLFQLQKELENLCQSDQEIYQPLYEMIEGIMSWISLRKNSLGKHSFQHKASCWGADKAVKELQEANISMQCFPSLQDCATKAIKIATDADPEVAHLSGMPCTVLEGLFSSLTYFFSEDGKHICDYQLVLQCHINSDDGLAGDEWPCTFSLWCLNPALVFKNMADSALSVILTSGTLSPMSSFQSELGVQFGTSLEAPHVINVDSQLWAGVIHQGPDNYPLNASYKTSEAYGFQDALGTSLEEICKVVPGGCLVFFPSYKLMDKLRSRWFQTGQWSRLNAQKPVFVEPRGGQDDFEHVLKDYYDTIRNGKKSTTGRRRGKKWDTNSCNATKCKGNSKGATFLAVCRGKVSEGIDFSDDNARTVIIVGIPFPNVFDIQVAEKKKYNDTFKSSKSLLSGSEWYCQQAFRALNQAAGRCIRHRFDYGAIIFLDERFRQEKNLTYISKWIRKSIRQHDNFDQSLEGLKSFFRDVKVENNGSSMKPIDVTPIDVEEPRNWFTDMKNGKSTKPNLKAQRSVSDGVTEPKSTTKPKKSAVMTKEFDCSSPTPMISSPNDIELTVVNETPRENDHEPKETLITETTLKSASEDELSNSTIFHTKFPDQQLPHSFSSPCSTSASGIMHAFVTPNRQHISQNASPLLDTSVNSRFHKRRKPSVVKMEPLDSPETSSTTFGDVMKKDVKVSCSVCKHPLGLEVNNYIVPCSIMSLSKTHLASIWKGEFEKQVMGPTSVPVAVTDITSVDTRIWDRSPEQGIWSKEDGCVFNKIFCTFCSNQDNCLGLRVVATDSSNVHLLNKAIFYSDRLEIQHIDLSRDKEHSPSSVTSGTKSLVQDPFEKYAYVPPETNSGGWRTTKSKMRLPRKV, encoded by the exons atgttgAAATATAAGCTTGAAACCCTAGAACACTCCCCAATTCACAAAATGAAGGCAAACCAGAGGCGAAAATCCACCCAAAGCGAACCAGTTATGTCAAATccaaaccctaaaccacacgTCAATCACATCAGCGGCATACCGATCGAGTTTCCGTACCCGCCATACGGCTCTCAACTGGCTTACATGAGCAGAGTCATCACAACACTCGATCGAGCGCAACGAGACGGTCATTTTCACGCCCTACTTGAATCGCCTACTGGTACCGGCAAGTCATTGTCTCTGCTTTGCTCGGTTCTTGCGTGGCAGAAGAATCACCGCTCAAAGTCTCTGTACGGCAACATATCTCACTCAAAACCTGATCCGGAGGCTCTCATTGACCCGCTCGGTCACGGCGGGGGGTTTGTTCCTGAAATGGAGCAACCGTCAG CTAACGTGATGCCTACTCTTTCTGAGACGAACAATGGGAAGCAGAAGAAAAAAAGAGGCGTTGTCATCTACTATGCCAC GAGGACACATTCACAGATTAGTCAAGTGATCGGTGAATTTCGGAAAACAAGCTATCATGTGCCTATGGGAGTTTTG GGATCTAGAAAACGCTACTGTACAAACCCTAAAGTTCGTGATCAAGATAATATTGATGAGAAATG TAAGCTACTTCTCAAGGAGAATAAACAAAAGAAAGCTGGTTGCAGAGAATTTAT GAACGCGCAGAAGATCCGAGCTCACCCATCTGTCAAGAAAGGAGGCTGCTATGAAGTCCATGATATTGAAGATCTTATTAAAGTTGGGGAAATGGTACAAG GGTGCTCGTATTTTGGAGCACAAGCCATGGCAGAAGTGGCAGATATAGTTTTTTGTCCATACAGCTATATTGTCAATCCACAAATCCGAAAAGCGATGGAAATAAATGTTAAAGGAAATATTATTATTCTTGATGAAGCTCA TAATATAGAGGACATAGCTCGGGAGGCTGGTAGTATAAACGTGGAAGAAGGTGTTCTATTTC AATTACAGAAGGAActggaaaatctttgtcaaagTGACCAGGAGATTTATCAGCCCTTATATGAAATGATAGAG GGTATTATGAGTTGGATCAGCCTGAGGAAAAATTCCCTCGGGAAGCATAGTTTTCAACATAAAGCCTCATG TTGGGGTGCTGATAAAGCTGTAAAAGAACTTCAAGAAGCAAACATATCAATGCAGTGCTTTCCAAGTTTACAAGATTGTGCCACAAAG GCAATCAAAATAGCAACAGATGCAGACCCAGAAGTTGCTCATTTAAGCGGCATGCCCTGCACGGTATTAGAAG GCCTCTTCTCTTCGCTTACCTACTttttttctgaagatgggaagcACATATGCGACTATCAGCTTGTATTGCAGTGTCATATCAACAGTGATGATG GACTTGCTGGTGATGAGTGGCCCTGTACATTCAGTTTATGGTGCTTGAATCCAGCCCTCGTGTTCAAGAACATGGCTGATAGTGCTCTTTCAGTGATTTTAACATCTGG GACTTTGTCACCAATGAGTTCCTTCCAGTCGGAACTTGGGGTTCAGTTCGGAACCTCTCTTGAGGCTCCGCATGTAATTAATGTGGACTCACAG CTATGGGCTGGTGTGATCCACCAAGGGCCAGATAATTACCCGTTGAATGCAAGCTACAAAACATCAGAAGCTTACGGTTTTCAG GATGCACTTGGTACATCTCTGGAAGAAATCTGCAAAGTAGTTCCTGGTGGGTGCTTAGTTTTTTTCCCAAGCTATAAGCTTATGGACAAATTACGCAGTCGCTGGTTCCAAACAGGTCAATGGTCTCGCCTAAATGCACAGAAACCCGTTTTTGTTG AGCCAAGAGGAGGGCAGGATGACTTTGAGCATGTTCTGAAAGATTATTATGATACAATTCGTAACGGAAAGAAATCTACGACTGGGAGGAGAAGGGGTAAAAAGTGGGATACAAATAGTTGTAATGCAACAAAGTGCAAAGGGAACTCAAAGGGAGCTACATTTCTTGCTGTTTGTCGAGGAAAG GTCTCAGAAGGAATTGACTTCTCGGATGACAATGCTCGAACGGTT ATAATTGTGGGGATTCCTTTTCCAAATGT GTTTGATATCCAAGTAGCAGAAAAGAAGAAATACAATGATACATTTAAATCGTCTAAAAGTCTTCTTAGTGGAAGTGAATGGTACTGTCAGCAAGCTTTTCGAGCTCTTAATCAGGCAGCAG GCCGTTGTATCCGACACAGGTTCGACTATGGAGCCATAATCTTCCTAG ATGAGCGTTTCCGCCAAGAAAAAAATCTAACCTACATTTCAAAGTGGATAAGAAAATCCATCAGACAGCATGACAATTTTGACCAGtcattagagggactaaagtcgTTTTTCAGAGACGTCAAG GTTGAGAATAATGGAAGTTCTATGAAGCCGATTGATGTTACACCTATTGATGTTGAGGAGCCACGGAACTGGTTCACAGATATGAAGAACGGTAAATCAACTAAGCCCAACCTGAAAGCACAAAGATCTGTGTCAGATGGTGTCACAGAACCAAAAAGTACAACTAAACCGAAGAAATCCGCGGTTATGACAAAAGAGTTTGACTGTTCATCACCAACGCCAATGATTTCATCACCTAATGATATTGAGCTTACTGTTGTTAACGAAACCCCAAGAGAAAATGACCATGAGCCGAAGGAAACACTGATTACGGAAACAACTCTTAAATCTGCCTCTGAGGATGAGCTGTCTAATTCAACCATATTCCATACGAAGTTTCCAGATCAGCAATTACCACATTCCTTTTCTTCACCTTGTTCCACTTCTGCTTCTGGAATCATGCATGCATTCGTGACTCCTAACAGACAACACATATCTCAAAACGCATCACCTTTACTAGATACGAGTGTCAATTCACGTTTTCATAAAAGAAGAAAGCCTTCAGTAGTCAAAATGGAACCCTTAGATTCTCCAGAGACATCATCTACCACTTTTGGTGATGTTATGAAGAAAGACGTAAAAGTATCTTGTTCAGTTTGTAAACATCCGTTAGGTCTTGAGGTCAATAATTATATTGTTCCTTGTTCAATAATGTCACTATCTAAAACACATTTGGCATCAATTTGGAAAGGGGAGTTTGAGAAGCAAGTAATGGGCCCCACAAGTGTACCTGTTGCGGTAACCGACATTACGTCAGTTGATACAAGAATATGGGACAGAAGTCCAGAACAAGGAATATGGAGTAAAGAAGACGGTTGTGTATTTAATAAAATCTTTTGCACTTTCTGCAGTAATCAAGATAATTGCCTTGGCTTGCGTGTTGTTGCAACCGATTCATCCAATGTTCATCTTCTAAATAAG GCTATCTTTTATTCTGACAGACTGGAAATCCAACATATCGATCTATCAAGGGATAAG GAACACTCACCATCTAGTGTTACAAGTGGGACTAAAAGTCTAGTACAGGATCCGTTTGAGAAATATGCATACGTACCTCCAGAAACCAATTCAGGAGGCTGGCGAACGACAAAATCAAAG ATGCGGCTACCAAGAAAAGTCTAA